Proteins co-encoded in one Chloroflexota bacterium genomic window:
- a CDS encoding ABC transporter substrate-binding protein — protein MGAAAVLAACGEEKVVEKVVTQEVIKEVEVIKEVPVEVMVPGGAEEQVLRFGTSAEMGSLDNQADPNSEPSRAVIANILENLTRYGYKATSKGTRTKDHNSVVPWLAEGYEIADDAKSVTYRLRQGITFGDGTPLTAQDVAYSMERSLTIPGIPAFILGVIGNFTAETKPEVIDDMTVKMHLTPGANSFTILSATEMGPYAPIMNSKALQAHATSNDPWAQEWAATVEGAASIGTGPWIVEEFESTRFLLRGRQDYWGGSDYSARPAVGAIEGTVITDATQRALLLREGAIDMTEQLLLKDLKEFDDDPAFTVHHAPGSEHHYLALNMSEPPFDDVRVRQALNHALPRQQLVDQLTFGFARAAEGPVPSICFGYQPYYQQYEYNLDKARQLIQDAGHSDGFSFTVSQDESSAIQGQALQVLAGELSKINVNMEIQRLSSAAVLEGCDLREDGTQQAQCVAATMNWPPLIFDAAYFMIFGYKSDSRSNWSRWGTSETDDLITAAVAELDASSKFEQVAEIQQRIADQSPRVPFLDVDSHVVSTNNVEDVRIMDVWPRFEDIRVTS, from the coding sequence ATGGGAGCAGCCGCCGTCTTGGCTGCCTGTGGCGAAGAAAAAGTTGTCGAAAAGGTCGTGACGCAGGAGGTGATCAAGGAAGTCGAGGTCATCAAGGAAGTTCCAGTTGAAGTCATGGTCCCCGGAGGCGCCGAGGAGCAGGTCTTGCGTTTCGGTACTTCGGCGGAAATGGGCTCCTTGGACAACCAGGCCGACCCGAACTCCGAGCCGAGCCGGGCGGTGATCGCCAACATCCTCGAGAACCTGACGCGCTACGGCTACAAGGCCACGAGCAAGGGAACCCGCACGAAGGACCACAACTCGGTGGTGCCGTGGCTGGCCGAGGGCTACGAGATTGCAGACGACGCCAAATCCGTCACCTATCGGCTACGCCAGGGAATCACCTTCGGTGACGGCACGCCGCTGACGGCCCAGGACGTCGCCTACAGCATGGAGCGATCGCTCACCATTCCCGGAATTCCGGCCTTCATTCTGGGCGTGATCGGCAACTTCACGGCGGAGACCAAGCCGGAAGTCATCGACGACATGACCGTGAAGATGCACCTCACCCCAGGGGCAAATTCGTTCACCATTCTGTCAGCGACCGAGATGGGCCCATATGCGCCGATCATGAACAGCAAGGCGCTGCAGGCCCACGCGACCAGCAACGATCCCTGGGCGCAGGAGTGGGCGGCGACCGTGGAGGGCGCGGCGTCAATCGGCACCGGCCCTTGGATTGTCGAGGAGTTCGAGTCGACGCGCTTCCTCTTGCGCGGCCGGCAGGACTACTGGGGCGGCTCCGACTACTCGGCCCGGCCCGCCGTCGGGGCGATCGAGGGCACCGTGATCACCGATGCCACCCAGCGGGCGCTGCTGCTGCGCGAGGGCGCCATCGACATGACGGAACAACTCCTGCTAAAGGATTTGAAGGAGTTTGACGACGATCCGGCCTTCACCGTGCATCACGCTCCGGGCAGCGAGCATCACTACCTGGCGCTGAACATGAGCGAGCCGCCGTTCGACGACGTGCGCGTGCGTCAGGCGCTCAACCACGCCCTGCCGCGACAGCAGCTCGTCGACCAGTTGACGTTTGGGTTCGCCCGCGCCGCCGAGGGTCCGGTGCCGTCAATCTGCTTTGGCTACCAGCCGTACTACCAGCAGTACGAATACAACCTGGACAAGGCCAGACAGCTGATCCAGGACGCCGGCCACTCGGATGGCTTCAGCTTCACCGTGAGCCAGGACGAGAGCTCGGCCATTCAAGGGCAGGCTCTCCAGGTGCTGGCGGGCGAGCTGAGCAAGATCAACGTCAACATGGAGATCCAGCGGCTCTCGTCGGCGGCGGTGTTGGAGGGTTGCGACCTGCGAGAGGATGGGACCCAGCAGGCCCAGTGCGTCGCGGCGACCATGAACTGGCCGCCCCTGATTTTCGACGCGGCCTATTTCATGATCTTCGGCTACAAGTCCGACTCGCGATCCAACTGGAGCCGGTGGGGCACGTCGGAGACCGACGACCTGATTACGGCTGCCGTGGCGGAGTTGGATGCGTCGAGCAAGTTCGAGCAGGTCGCCGAGATCCAGCAGCGCATCGCCGACCAATCGCCGCGCGTGCCGTTCCTGGACGTCGACTCACACGTGGTCAGCACGAACAACGTGGAGGACGTCCGCATCATGGACGTGTGGCCGCGGTTCGAGGACATCCGTGTGACGAGTTGA